GTGACATCACTTAAATGaatgagaaatgaaaaaaaaaaagtatttatttattttattttcagttgttgcTTTGATCTTGGATGCAGTGGATTATCTTACTTTAGCAGCCCTCTGAAAGGtattcaaataaaacagtgaCCATGAACCACAAGTAGAACTATATTTTAAGGAGTCACAAGCTAAAAAGGTTGGAAACCACTGATCTTATTCATTTTTTTGAGGGTAAAAAAAACTGAGGGCCCTTAACACTGCAATCCTAACTTTATCTAATGAGTTGTTAAGGAGGTGTAGGATTATGCATGTTGAGAGGAATAGTGTGCTTGTTTAATGTATAATCACAGAGCAATTTAagtacaaaatgcaaaaaaaggcaaaaaaaaacaactacttaTGTAACTTACATAACATTACTATTCTACCAATAATTTATGATATTGCTGTGGGTGCACATAGTTATCTGTGGGCACTCAAGCTCCCCAGCACTCAAGGAATCCAAGCctatgttgaaatatttataaattatCAGATTTTTTCAATGTTGGAATCAGCCTCAAAAGTTCCTGCATCAGGTAGACTCATGCTGAGGTGAGGTCATGGACAAGTCTGAGGATGGTGAACACTCCCAGCAGCAGGTAACATGTTGAGTTGTGACCCTGTCACAGCTCTATTAAAATGTTTCCTGGAATCAAGATGTTCCTGTGGCACTAAACCAACAGCAGCGCTGAGGCAACTCTTTGGCACCGTCGCCTTGCAAGTTGCCCCGGTGACTCACAGCTTTAAAAGGCTCAGCTGGAGGAATTCTCCTCTACATAAGAGTACAACAAGCTCCAGACGGTGCAGAGCCGTCACAGACGTTTGATGGGTTGGAAAGTATGAGGCTTTGAGAGACAAGAGACATCCTGACCGCCTCCCATCAGGAACGCAGACCAGCTCCCATCAGGAAATAATCTCTAACATTTAATTTGCAGTTTGAATACTGGAATACTGTAATTCAAACAATTACGccatatatttttttcacaaccACAAAGCAATTTCCCTCTTTGGACTATTGAAGCAACTGAATTAAATCTCTCTGTGGCAGACCAGTCAGCTGAGGTTTTCATGCAcaaggaaagaagagaagatgACGGCACAACAAAGGTCCACAACAacaaaagttcaacattttaaaggatGCTTTTGTACTTGATGGACACATAGTGAGACAAAAGACAATCAGGCTATACTATATGCATAATACAATAGGATTCACGGTTAGATTTGTGGAAGAACAAAGACTGTGTCCTCTCAAAGTTCACAGAAAGCATAAAACTCTCAAGCAAGTTTACATCAGGGTCTAATCAGATCCCTGCAATGTTTGCGAAAATGGTATGCTTTAATCTCAAAAATCTGGCTCATAACAGAGTATTGTTTCAGCAGAGCTATGAAACCGTGATTACGAGGCACTGGAAACTAACCCTGAGGTTTTTAACGAGAGAACCATAAATGTGGCTTTGCTTACATATCAGACAATTAGTAGCTTACACTGGACTTGATGTAAAGCTCAGCTCAGTGTTGAAATTCAGCAACAGTGCAGTGCTTTTCAAACTTTAGCTGCGACTGGTAAGATGTCTGAATCATCAGGTAAACAACTAAAACCATGTCTGTCTTTGTTGGTGACCAAGCAGCTCACTTACAAAGATGTGCTGAGGTGTTCATGGTCACTTGTTGATGGCGTTTGAGACCTTTATGACTCATGATATCATCTCAGACTTTGGATATTGTTTTATGGTTATATGGCATAAGTGACAATGTGTGTCACTGCCATTGCCTGAATGCAGGTACACACTGAGAATATACTTTGCATGCTGGAACAGGACATTCCCAGAGCCCAGCATTAGGCAGAAAGtagtaaaaaaatatgttttttcgCTTAGAGGGAGAAGGCTTTGTTATATACATGGATACATACAAATGGAATATTACCTTCAGTTATTTCACAAGCTGTAGAACATGAGTCATCTAAGAATGATTCCTAAATATTTGCCTGAGGAGACATATTCAATAGTTTTGCTGTGGTATGGAACAATAAATGGGTGAAACAATAGTCAATGTTACAACAGTCGTTTAGTAAACACAAGTCTGTAAATGAAATTCAATCTGAACCAAATATTGTACTTGAAATACTATACGTTTTCTAGGACAGTTGGAAAGTGCTGGTGAGAAAAACTAATTTAAGATGCTTTAAaaaatgggaaacttcaaagaGTATGTTGAACATGGGAGAGTTCAGCAGGCTTCTTGTTGATGAGATGATCATCTAACCAGATCTCTGTCGGTTTGGAAAATATGATTTCCCCAACACAAAGATGCATTAAAACCAGAACACAGACCCGCTCCCAGCTTGGTTGGTCTGCCTGCCAAACCAGGGCATATTTGGATGGTCTGGCTCTGCCATAAGTTGTGCCTCAGAATGCAGTTCTAGCTCAGCTCAGCAGAAAATACCAGCACTggatggaaaaaggaaaagtttaaCACGTGAACCCCTGAGGGAGCAAGCTCCTGTTAGCTTTTCCATTCTTGGGAGGTATTTCTCATTTCTGCCTCAGACGTAAAGCTTCAGGCTTTCCTGCTGTGCCTTGTTAGGATACACATCATGCAGAACACAACACTAAACATACAGTGATGACTGGATGTTGCACAGCATCACTTCTGTTTATCCTCCgtctctcctgtctctgctttccATTTAAAGAAGCCATCTATAACACAAGATAACATTTATCATCCTGTGTGATAATGCCAGTTATTCCTAGTTGGGTAATAAGACTTTTCTAGAAATAAGTGTCAATATTTTGAAACACGATCTGAGATTAGATGGAGGTGTAACTTAAATGTTGCAGGTTTGTATTTCAAAAAGAAGTTCCTAagctgtagtttatgcacacctgagggcaagaatgtagtgagcaaagatggatgatttaatagtCCATAGCTCTAATCAGATTTATTGGGGTAAAactctttttccctcctctctgaacacTCTGAACAGTCATGTTGTCTTTCTTTGAAACTGCAAAGAACTTCCATACGGACCATGACTTGTTTGGCTCTGTGGTCTTCAACACGTGGCTTCTTCgctttcttcttgttcttcgtcttcttcttcttctgcctaATCTTTgtattcttcttctccttcattttcttcttcttctccatttttttttcttctttgtcttttttcttagtcttcttcattttcttctgcctcttcctcttctttgaCATTTGGTGAATCAAAAACCAACTTTAAAAGGTACATACCACCACCTACTGTATCAGAGCgtgtagatgctgcacttgttgagtcaatgaaagcaatttggctttgtaGTAGCGGGTGTATTTATGAGCTAAAATGTCATTATTGGCCAATAATAGCCGATAATATAAACTTCCCATTATCTGGCCGATCATcagccatatatatatataaatataaatagagcATCTCTACTCTTAACCATGAAGATCAACTGCTACCTTAGGACAAGCATCACTACATCTCAAACATCCCCCTGCTGATCATTTCACTGATATCCATCCAAATGTACTGTGGGTCAACACGGCAGCCTTGGCTTTTTGTTTGGGGAATTCAGTTATTATGGAGCTGCCAGATGAAGGAATTCCTCAAACAAAACGACGGATCATCATCCATAAAATCCCTGGCAGGGTCGGCTCACCTCTATCCTGTTGATGTTTCACTGAGAAAACCCAGACAGCTTGAGCAGCTGTATGGTCCCACTATCCTTGCTTAACCCAGTGCCAATAGGCCTTAATATAGGATCCattcatgttgatgtaaaatatttaatatggCAGTCTGCCgtgtagagagagaggaggtgacagACCTATCATTATGTTCTATATAAAGACTTGAGCATTAAGGAGTCTGAAGCTAACTATCCTGGCATCACTTTAAAGCTCCTGATGAAAAGCACATGACTAATGTCCTAACGATGCCTTTTCAATCCTACTGTAGCCTCGGAGACGTACACATGGTGTGATCACACAAAGAGTCGAGAACTCCTAACTGAAACTGAACCTCTCACCCTAACAGAAGAGGTTTTTCCGTTGGTGGGGGTGTTCTGGGgtctggttttttttttctggagagagagagagagagagtgacgcTGTTCTCCGTTCACTGGGAATGTATTGACTGAGGATCCAACTCTCAGCCTTCCAGCTggaccctgctgctgctctgctcacTGCGTGGGGTTTAAaccaggacacaaacacacctgacgGCTGAGGTAGGACACACCCTGGATTTATTTGCAAAACATCTACCTTgactttttaagtttttcaaCTAGTGGATCtggcatgttttattttcagagaATGCAGAATATCATGTGTCTTTAGGTCAGTTTACATGACTTCTGCTGAACACCTCCACAGGTAGTGGAGCAACAGGACTAGGCTGCAAATTTTAGCCTGAAAAACTCCCCTTTACCAGCAGATCTGGGTCTTAATTGTCAGGAAAACTGATGGATTTTAAGAAGGTCCAATTGTTTGTGAGTGAGTTAGATTTGCATGCAAATTGCTGAACACAACAAGACCATTTTTTTAGGAATGTTCATAAGTCTTTGGCTCACATTTTAAGTTAACTACATAATGAGCATAATCTGAAAGGAAGTTGATGTTTAATGGTGGGGTTTTATGTTAAATGCTGTGGTCATTTATGTGTTACTGTCTTGGAGTCTTGGTTCAAGTTTATCTCATTTGACAAAAATGTTAAGTAATTTTCCATGGAGTTCAGTCAGAACAAACTTGTAAATACAAACAGGTGAGGGAAATTATCTGAATCACCCCAAATTTTAAAAATTACTTCAACAAAGCAGACAGATGTTACACTAGTGTGAGTGttgaaacaattaattgattagttgatcaacagaaaagTATAATTTTGATGGTTCCAGGTGCCTAATGTGAGGATTCACTGTTTTTCttatcattgtaaactgaatattgtgAGACACTGTTTGAGCTGTTGGTAAATAAAGCATTTCCTCTtgagctgaaaatgaaatgaggaCACATTTTGCACCATGTTCTGACAATAACTTATCCTCAGTAATTCTAAAACAATAACTGACAGATTATTTAATGACAATGATGTGTACTGTAAGTTAGTCCCGATGGAGACAGTAGGGATGAGCTGGGGATAAATGCTGGTGACATCCCTCGTTTGGATGTTTTATGAGCTTGAACTTCTAGAGAACTGAATATATTTAAGACTGTGAACAAAAGACTTTAACAGCACCAGTCTGACTGGAGTGAAGTCAGATTGACTGGATCGCATTGCAAGGCTTGTTTGATTACATGAAAGGAACACACAATAATAGCAGAATGATCTCCAACTTACCACCAAGTTGCAAAAAAAACTTCAAGAAAACAGCCTTTTCTCTGCACATGTGGAACAAAAGGCAGTGTGGGTGCAGAGGAAGGGTCTTTGCTGTGTGATATTTTGCTGTCGCAGCAGGATGTGCGACCACCACCACATATTTGTGGGTGGACCAACTGCTCAAGTGGAGGACTCAGACTCCATCAAGATTGCCAGAGGCACGCAACCAGACGATCTCAGCCTCTCTGCTGGCTGTTTGAATGTGTAACGGAGGAAGATATATAAATCATTTTGTGAATCACCACAGATGCTGAATAGGTGAGCGCTGGAGAAACATTTATGTTGGCTACAAGAACTCCTTTCCAGTAGAGGTTTTCAGAGCCTCATGGAAACACTGATAGAAAAAAGAGCAGCACTAACTGAAACCAATCACTCCAGGAACTCTGTATGCCCTTTCACCATGCACTGTTTTAGCAATATCTTCCTAAATCAGGCTAATTTGGGGCTGTCAAACTGAAACTCGTGGAGCACTAAGAACAGTTTTTGTGGGTCTGAGGTGGCACTGTTGAGCATAAAGGTTGCTATAGTTTTACATAAAACCAATCAAAAAGTTTATTTACAATTGTTTCCAGGTAGAAAACCCTGCATTGTGCATCAGCTTACATACtatttaattgtctttttcatGACGTTATCTCAAAGTCTatacatctcattcatctaaaaatgcatgtttgatgctttcatatttaatgtaaatgttgtaCCCACCTTCACTGAAGTAAGGTTGGAGATCTAATTgtctgttgggccacagactaaagaaaacgACAGCTTAAATTTACCTAAAACTAGCAATTAATCCAAGATGTCGCTGTTGGGTAGATATCAAAGATACCAGCAAAGCAATGCAGTACATGAAGTAAGCATAGCAGAAACGTCAGATAGGTCGGACCACTGTGTTTGATAAATCTTTAAAGGTTACAGTTACAGCTAAAAATGACAGtggaaataaacaagtttgctgaTTGCACATAAAgtatctccacaatgcaaatcaaccacCAGTTGTCTAACCGGAAGTGGTGTGGTGGTTGTTACTGAGTTGACTACATGGAAAATCACTGCTGAAATGTTTGCATGATGTAACCACTGTAAccaccagtggtggaaagtcaTTATATTTATTCAAGTATTGCACTTAGtactgaggtacttgtactttacttgtgtatttccatttcatggTAGTTTATACTTCTtctccacaacatttatttggcagctgtagttactagttagtAACTACCTTTCAGGTGAAGACTACACaagcaaaacatctgaataaTTATGTAACATAAGCTAATGCATTATTGAAGATTATTCCCAAAGTATATGAAGCAGTTATTATCAGCTCCATCTCAACCGActacaacattaaatattacatGATTACATGGTAATGCATCAATATTGACTAGAGAATGCAATTTCTGAGGAAATTGCAGTGGGACTAACTTTAAATGAAGGAGCTGCTGAAGAACTATGAAGAATTGGCAATATTAGAAAAGGGATAAAAGGTTTAAAATATAGTGTAAGCAATGAAACGTGTTAAAATTACAGCTTTAGTGTAACCACTTACATGAGCTTAAGCATACGGAGAAAGAGCTGAGGTGTCATTAAAGTCTCTCAGTTGGAATGAGGGTAAAACAGCAGAGATAAGCCCTACGGGTACTGCAATGAGCTGCTGTGCAGGAGAATGAGTTGagttgcgtgtgtgtttgtgtgttggtggcTGTGTGTGGTAAAAAAGTATTGGACATTAAGGAATGTTTAATTTATGGATTAAGATGGTCGTTAAACTGTGAGTGCTTCACACTAGGCATACTTTGGGTGTCCGGAGGTTAACTAACTGTTAACAGTTAACTGCCGAGGGACTCCTGGGACAGGCTGGTTATTTACTAGAGATTCACATAAAGGTGGACTTGTAAACTACAACTTTACGAAAGATGGTACGGAGgggcatcatgggaaatgttgGATCCAGTGTTTTCGATATGTCAGCCTCTGCTGCGCTATTCTTTCGTTAATCTGTGTCTCATATGCTGATATGATATTACACATCAAATTTGACCAACTTCCACATTCACCATTTCTATAAAGTGCCATTTTACGTCACAGCAAATGAACTTTAAACTATCATAACCTTTTCACTTGTGCAACCATTACAATGGGTCATTCATGAAGACGATGTAAACTGAGGTAAACTACAGGTTCTGCGCATCTGTCCTGTTATGTTGAAGTTGGACTAAAACCGCAgggaaaaacaaaccagaaaacattccACTGCTTGGACAGGTTATTtcctcagtgacatcacagtctAGCTCTGTCTATTAGTTTTAGAGCTGACCTAACATCTGTGTTTTCCTACAGCTCTGCCTGGTTGCCGTTTCACTGCTCAGTCCTCTGTTAAACCATGAGGgtcttcctcctgctctgccTGCTGGCACTAGGCAATGCCAAACCCTACCAGCCAATCAATGTCATGGACTTCATGAAAAACTTTGACATCATGATGGCTGATGcgggtgatgatgatgacgatgacgatgacgaCGACAAAGACGATGACGACGATGATTATGACGATGAGAACTGTCCAGCTGGTTGCCGTTGCTCACCCGGAGTGGTGCAGTGCTCTGACCAGGGttagaaatacacatacatAGTATGAGCACATCTGGATTCACACATTACTGTAAACACAGTGTGTTTAAAGACATCCGCTATGTGAGGTTCATCATTTAAGATTAGTAAATATGTTTGGTGTTAttctacagtgtttttcttctccataaaaaaaaccctaaaactAACAACATGTTATTCTGTCTCTTAATACTATTATTTCATACACAACTACCTGACTACCCATGTTAGAAAGTGATGATATGAATGTTAGAAACCGCCAGGATTGAAAGCTAGAATTGCTTGATGCATCTTATGTCAAATACAATGTGAAGGACCATCCCTCACTGAATGACTGACTTAATAAAACTCTCTTTGTTGCAACAGTATACTGAGAGAATATATCAGTCAAGTCATGTATGACCATGTATGTTCTCCTGAATTAGATAATCACTGATGCATCATTATTTAAGATCTGAGAAGGCAGAGTGAGTCAGAAAGATAGCAATGACTTCTTCACCTCTGCATCTCAGTATTTGATATATAACTCATAGGTGTTGTCTGTGTTCTGATTTTCATCACCTTTGGTCCATCTCTGGTCTTTAATCAggcatttgtgtttctgtcaacagGGCAGATCTCTGTGCCTGAGAAGATTCCTGAGGACACTCTGCTCCTAGACctccaaaacaatgacatcacTGAGATCAAGGAGGACGACTTTAAAGGCCTGAACAGGCTTTATGTAAGAGAAAAATCTAAACTGGTTTACGTTGCACATTAGTaatcaacaacacaaacagacctcAACATCTGGCATATCAAGTGAAGAATAGCATCAGTTCATCTCATGAAAACAATCTAAGTGAGCAAATATGCTCCAGTCACGTGTCCAATTTCAAGCTTGAGTAATGTTGATGGTATTTTATCAGTCTGAACATGTACTGGGAGTGCCAGTCTTCTCCAAATCTGACCAAATCCAAACCACTAAGGAAATCTTGGCCATATACCACAGAACAAGAAGTGGCTAGTTGAAGACCTGAGAGAATGACTTCTTCAAGCTTAAACAGGATGGATACatgagaaatacattttgattttattgttaCCAAGAAGACTTACACCGAGTCTACACAGCAAGCATATGAAAGCAGCATGTTGGCAGTTGGCATTTGGTCTTCACATGTAGATTCAAATATTATTCAATTAGCaaatgcttttgtccaaagcaacatAAAAGTGAGGTACAACACAAGCCACAGTGGGGCAAGGAGAAACCTCTGAGAATAAGTGTCTAAAAGGCACGCTTCAAGTGTGCAGATCTTTTGAAATGAAACTCAAGCAAGTTAATTTCTCCACCcgagaagacagagaaagacagagacatcTAGACAtctcagaaacagaaaacagcatgcTCGCATCCACCATTTGTTCTACAGCACGATTGTTAATACTTTCAGGGGAAAATATGAGATAGAGATCAACCAATGAATTCCTACTAAAGGAACAAAATGCCTGGACTGCAATCAGAACATTAAATTAGTCGCATTCAGACTATAATGACATTATCATGTTTTAGCTTGTAAAGTTAGCAGATGAGAGGAAACAGCTCAGTAATGTCAGTCTAAATTCAGCCTGCAGTCTTACAAGATGGAAGTCTCTGTATACAAAACTCCCAGTTGAGGAGTAGAGGCAGTAACAGAAGTTCTGTCTTTGATTGAGCTGATGTTTTCCCAGCTGGGAAGGCCTAAAAAACTGGTTTACACTGTTCCATATCAAAGCAAACAAGCAGAACAATCTGTAGCCTCAACTCGATGCTAATACAGTGGCTTGTCAACGTGTGTTAAATGGTGCAACCATTCCACTCTTACACCTACCTTAAGAAAGGCAGCAAAACTCAGTTTGAATCTACTAATGTTTCCCACAACAGGGCCTGTTCCTGATCAACAACAAGATCTCCAAGATTCACCCCAGGGCCTTCAGAAACATGGACCGTCTCAAACTGCTGTACCTCTCCTACAACCTGCTGACCGAGATCCCTGCAAACTTGCCTCCTAATGTCATCGAGCTCCGCTTCCATGAAAACAAGATCAACAAAATCCAGAAGGATGCATTTAAAGGCCTGAGGAAGCTCCATGTGCTGGGTAAGACCTGGTTTCCGTTTTTTGTATCAGATTAGCAATGATCAGTATACTCGAAGGTCAGAGGGAGGAGTAATGAATCAACTGCTACACTGTAGTCTTTGGATTGAATGGTGAACTGCAGACTTATCCAGGGCCAACAAGTCCTTAAATCTGATCTGCCACCACTGTAGTGAGAGAGCCAAACTACTTATGGCTTGAGAAAGATGGTGGTAATGGTTAAATGAAACAACACTGAGTGTTGTTAGGAGACGGGATGGAAATCTTCGTCTCCAGTGTCAGACTGATTAAAGAAAAGGTCATGGTTAAAGGAATATCAATCATGTGGTGACAAAGTCGCACAATCATCCACACTGACATCTTACTTTTAAGATTTGGTTATACTGTAACAAAGTCCGACGACTTCTATCTatgaggaaaaaagttgttATTCCCTCAACCATTGGAGATCCACAACACTGTGCTTTCCATCTCTGTGAGGGTCTGCATGACAGAAATTTCCTCTGGTCATGTCTACAAGGGATTACATGAGGAATGTGCAGACAACTGTATATGTATGGGAACATATGCACATACATGCTATATGTACAGAACTACATGTGCTTCTGCCCTGCTGTCCAACGTCATCTGACATCtgattttgagtatttttcagGGATTTAACAGGTTTATGCTAGAGTATATTCTAATTAATCATTGGCTAAAAGGCCTTCTAAAGCATTTCTTCACATGCAAAAGCATTGGGAGTTTTTCCTCATTAACAAAACAATGTTGAATCACATTCAAATGACTAATGGAAACAAAGACGTGTATCACAGAtagcattgacagaatatcagACTGAATATCTTTTCTCAATCCAGCCAAGGTTTACTTGttatcaataaatcatttaaattacTTTTGTCAAGTTTTTCTACTATAATTTACTTGATGTATGTTCTCTACTGTAATCAGAAGATATAATGGatcattaataataaaaccagatgttttgtGCTTTTCCAAACAGAACTGGGCGCCAACCCTCTGGCCAACAGTGGGATTGAGCTGGGAGCTTTTAACGGCTTGTCAAGCCTGTATGTCGGTATGGCAGAGGCCAAACTAACCGCTGTGCCAAAAGGTAGAAAATCACTCACCTTATGTTACACTGATTCAAACAAATGAATGGTaaacttttctttctcctccagtcACACAACTACAGTTTTACTACATTGGACCTCAACTGTACAACTAAATAGACATACACACTGCTAATGTCTTGCTACTTTATGGTGCTTTATTTTCCAATACTCTAACCTTTCTTTACATTGGTCATGtttggtgtatttttttttatctctcagaCCTCCCAACTGCCATCACAGAGCTGAACCTGGACTACAACAAGATCTCTAAAGTGGAAGTAGAAGATTTCATCAGATATAAAAATCTGCTCAGGTGAAAACCAGCCACATTTCATCTTGGAAATTTATGATCTCATATAAGCCAACATTTTGCCCAGGGTGTTTGCAGGTAAAACTCAACTACAGAATATTATAAAAAGGTGTCACATTGTATCTCTATGTTAacattatttgtatttaaactGTCATCTAGCTTTAAACAAAAATCTCCAATTCATATAAgctctctttttttatctccatcatCATGCAGCTGCACTGTTCATGTGGAAGTTAGAATGGGAAGTTTAAATATAGTTGTGTTTGTTAATTTGATGtgtatatttgttttctgtcagttcTTAATTTGTTGATGATTGTTAGTGTAAGTGGTGAAACCTGTCAAATATCCTTTGTCAATTTTTGCAGGCTAAGACTGGGTTTTAACCAGATCAAGTCTGTAGAAAATGGGAGCTTTGTCAGTGTCCCAAGTGTCCGTGAGATCCACCTGGACAACAACCGTCTGAGAAAGGTCCCACCAGGCCTCAACTCCCTGCGCTACCTCCAGGTGAGTTACAGACACTGTAACAAATCTGGCACTGTGATCTGTATCAGTAAAGTGCCTGTCACAAAACTGACAGTACTAGAGTTAAGACAGGGCTCAAAGCTGGCAACCCCACCATGAGGGCAGGGACATCTGAGATGCTGTGTGCAGTTACTGCGACCAGTGGTTTTTGATCGACAAGTAGCTCCGAGCAAGCTTTTCAACACATTCTCATTTCTACAAGTCCGACAGCTTAAGGGgtagattttttctttttgtgctgagctaagctaaACATGACCTGGACCCCCAGTATCACTGTATGGAAATCAAACTGGAATTACAGAAGCACTGGCAGAAGGTTTAACAAGGTAAGCAGCCCAGACGTCCTTCTGCTTGGCCAGGTCCTTCAGCTCATCCCAGAGTTTCCTGAGGTTTCCATGTGCTAGGCCAAACCTCCACAGTGAGGCATCCTAATCATCTGATTGAACCACCTCAAATGGCCTCTCTTAATCAGGCTTCCTCTCactgaggaggagcagctgttTTACTCCAAGCTCCGTCCAGATGTCTGAGCTCAGAAACCATATAAAGAAAAGAGATTTTGGCTGCTTTTATCCATTAAAGTACATCATCCTTTTGGTCGCTACCCAAAGTAAATCATCATAGATGAGGGTTGGAAGATAAATCGGTTGCTAAGTCAAGATTTTTGTCTTAAAGTGCAGCTCCCTTTTTACAACCTAAGTCTAGTACAGCATCTGCATCACTTCCGTTGCTGCTCCAATCCACCTGTCAACCTCATGCTCCATCTTACTCAAAGATAAAGTTTTTTTACCTTCCCCAAATCTCTTAATGTAGCTGAAGGCttaatcccatttccaattttcatTCTCGTTTTCAAGTCAACtcattcacaacttcacactatcaatcaagtcaccaaataaaaaaagagcacTGCTTCATTGCTTGGCCAATAgtggtgctttataggctaCCATTTGCAACCCTTGCTCCTACCTTGCCAGTACATTGAAATGACAGAGACTATCCATAATTATCGGTTTCAAATGTGCATCTGGGCCATGCAGCCCTGACACTTCACCCTTctcctctatcccaacaagaattgGAAGACCCTTCTCCTTGGCATGAATGTGCACAGGGAGGGGTAGAGCTAAGCAATAGGGGCAAGGGttgtattgggattgggcctaaCTTAGACTATTCCAGCAATAAAGGTAACAATTAAGTTGTTATAATAAAAACCATAA
This Pagrus major chromosome 6, Pma_NU_1.0 DNA region includes the following protein-coding sequences:
- the aspn gene encoding asporin; translation: MRVFLLLCLLALGNAKPYQPINVMDFMKNFDIMMADAGDDDDDDDDDDKDDDDDDYDDENCPAGCRCSPGVVQCSDQGQISVPEKIPEDTLLLDLQNNDITEIKEDDFKGLNRLYGLFLINNKISKIHPRAFRNMDRLKLLYLSYNLLTEIPANLPPNVIELRFHENKINKIQKDAFKGLRKLHVLELGANPLANSGIELGAFNGLSSLYVGMAEAKLTAVPKDLPTAITELNLDYNKISKVEVEDFIRYKNLLRLRLGFNQIKSVENGSFVSVPSVREIHLDNNRLRKVPPGLNSLRYLQVIFLHGNKISSVGVNDFCPIRASVKKNLYTGISLFANPVKYWDVQPATFRCVTGRRGVQLGNFRK